The following coding sequences are from one Seonamhaeicola sp. ML3 window:
- the uvrB gene encoding excinuclease ABC subunit UvrB, whose translation MKFKIESDFSPTGDQPEAINQLAEGIISNEKYQTLLGVTGSGKTFTVANVIKEVQRPTLVLAHNKTLAAQLYSEFKQFFPSNAIEYFVSYYDYYQPEAYIPVSGVYIEKDLSINEEIEKMRLSTISSLLSGRRDVLVVASVSCLYGIGNPLEFQKNVITIERDQEISRTKLLHQLVQSLYSRTEAEFNHGNFRIKGDTVDIFPGYADNAYRVHFFGDEIEEIESFDIQTNHVLEKYNRLNIYPANMFVTSPEVLQNAIKDIQDDLVKQHDYFKDIGKHLEAKRLKERTEFDLEMIRELGYCWGIENYSRYLDGRQAGSRPFCLLDYFPDDFLMVIDESHVTISQVHAMYGGDRSRKENLVEYGFRLPAALDNRPLKFEEFEALQNQVIYVSATPADYELQKTEGIYVEQVIRPTGLLDPEIEVRPSLNQIDDLIEEIQLRVEKDERTLVTTLTKRMAEELTKYLDRIQIRCRYIHSDVDTLERVEIMQDLRKGLFDVLVGVNLLREGLDLPEVSLVAILDADKEGFLRSTRSLTQTVGRAARNINGKAIMYADKITRSMQKTIDETNYRREKQINYNTKNNITPKALNKSLDNALAKNSVSTYKYEMDALKAAEPESEYLSKPELEKKIKEKRKQMETAAKALDFIVAAQLRDEIKAYQEKIEKLKV comes from the coding sequence ATGAAATTTAAAATCGAATCGGATTTTAGTCCTACAGGAGATCAACCAGAAGCTATAAATCAATTAGCTGAAGGTATTATTTCCAACGAAAAATACCAGACCCTATTGGGGGTTACTGGGTCTGGTAAAACCTTCACAGTTGCCAATGTTATTAAGGAAGTACAACGTCCTACATTAGTACTAGCTCACAATAAGACCCTTGCAGCACAATTATATTCAGAGTTTAAACAGTTTTTTCCTAGTAATGCCATTGAGTATTTTGTATCCTATTACGATTACTATCAACCAGAAGCTTACATTCCTGTTTCTGGTGTCTATATAGAAAAAGACCTTTCTATTAACGAGGAAATAGAAAAAATGCGCTTAAGTACAATATCATCCCTTCTCTCAGGAAGAAGAGATGTATTGGTAGTGGCATCGGTTTCATGTTTATACGGTATTGGAAACCCTCTTGAATTTCAGAAAAATGTAATCACCATAGAAAGAGATCAAGAAATATCTCGAACAAAGCTCCTTCACCAACTGGTTCAAAGTCTATATTCTAGAACCGAAGCCGAATTTAATCATGGGAATTTCAGAATCAAAGGAGATACCGTTGATATTTTTCCTGGTTATGCCGATAATGCATACCGTGTTCATTTTTTCGGTGATGAAATCGAGGAAATTGAATCTTTTGATATTCAAACCAATCATGTTCTTGAAAAGTATAATAGACTCAATATATATCCAGCAAATATGTTTGTGACCTCTCCCGAGGTTCTACAAAATGCCATCAAAGATATTCAGGACGATTTAGTAAAACAGCACGACTATTTTAAAGATATTGGTAAACATCTTGAGGCCAAACGTCTAAAAGAACGTACAGAGTTTGATTTAGAAATGATTCGCGAATTGGGTTATTGCTGGGGCATTGAAAACTATTCGAGGTATCTAGACGGAAGACAAGCTGGATCAAGACCCTTTTGCCTATTAGATTACTTTCCAGACGACTTCTTAATGGTAATAGATGAAAGCCATGTTACCATTTCGCAGGTACATGCTATGTACGGTGGAGACAGAAGTAGAAAAGAAAATTTGGTAGAATATGGATTTAGATTACCAGCGGCCCTTGACAACAGACCTTTAAAATTCGAGGAATTTGAAGCACTTCAAAATCAAGTCATTTATGTTAGTGCTACACCTGCAGATTATGAATTACAAAAAACAGAGGGCATCTATGTTGAACAAGTTATACGCCCAACAGGACTATTAGACCCAGAAATAGAAGTGAGACCTAGTCTAAACCAAATTGACGACCTAATAGAAGAAATCCAACTTCGTGTTGAAAAAGATGAACGTACCCTAGTTACAACACTAACTAAGCGTATGGCAGAAGAACTCACGAAATACCTGGATAGAATCCAAATAAGATGTAGATATATTCATAGCGATGTTGACACCTTAGAACGTGTTGAAATTATGCAAGACTTACGTAAAGGTCTTTTTGATGTTTTAGTTGGTGTAAACCTATTAAGAGAGGGCTTAGATTTACCGGAAGTGTCACTTGTGGCTATTCTTGATGCAGACAAAGAAGGTTTTTTAAGGTCTACGCGTTCATTAACACAAACTGTTGGTAGAGCCGCCAGAAACATTAATGGTAAGGCCATAATGTATGCAGACAAGATAACCAGAAGTATGCAAAAAACTATAGATGAGACCAATTACAGGCGAGAAAAACAAATAAACTACAATACTAAAAATAATATTACCCCTAAGGCTTTAAACAAAAGTTTGGACAATGCTTTAGCTAAAAATTCAGTTAGCACCTATAAATATGAGATGGATGCCCTAAAAGCCGCTGAGCCTGAGAGCGAATACCTAAGTAAACCAGAACTGGAGAAAAAAATAAAAGAGAAGCGCAAGCAAATGGAAACAGCAGCTAAAGCATTAGACTTTATCGTTGCTGCCCAATTACGAGATGAGATAAAAGCATACCAAGAAAAAATAGAAAAGCTAAAGGTGTAA
- a CDS encoding TerB family tellurite resistance protein produces the protein MVNRVEKLSLLSEMIAFASYDKDIKEIEYNFLLGVAKQLDISREDFEYLIDHPVNYTHLKSHSERIVQFHRLVLLMNIDQDNNNDSAGVIKLYNFGLRMGLSHESITKVLYLMESFPNKIVPPDVLIDIFKTQYN, from the coding sequence ATGGTTAATAGAGTAGAAAAATTAAGTCTTTTGTCTGAAATGATTGCTTTTGCAAGCTATGACAAAGACATTAAGGAAATAGAATATAATTTTTTATTGGGCGTAGCTAAACAATTAGATATATCTCGTGAAGATTTTGAATATCTAATTGACCACCCGGTTAATTACACTCATTTAAAATCTCATAGCGAAAGAATTGTACAATTCCATAGGTTAGTTTTACTTATGAATATTGATCAGGATAATAATAATGATTCGGCGGGAGTTATTAAGTTATATAATTTTGGTTTACGTATGGGATTGAGCCATGAATCTATAACAAAGGTTCTGTACCTCATGGAAAGTTTTCCAAATAAGATTGTCCCACCGGATGTATTAATAGATATTTTTAAAACTCAGTATAACTAA
- the sucC gene encoding ADP-forming succinate--CoA ligase subunit beta — MNLHEYQGKEILSSFGVRIQRGIVAQNAQEAVAAAKQLTSETGTSWHVIKAQVHAGGRGKGGGVKLAKNLQEVEELAGQIIGMDLVTPQTSAEGKRVHQVLVAEDVYYPGDSETEEYYMSVLLNRGTGRNMIMYSTEGGMDIETVAEETPHLIFTEEIDPAVGLLPFQARKIAFNLGLSGTAFKEMTKFVMALYTAYVKSDSSLFEINPVLKTSDDKILAVDAKVTIDDNALYRHKDYVDLRDIREENPIEVEAKEVGLNYVDLDGNVGCMVNGAGLAMATMDLIKQAGGEPANFLDVGGTADAARVEQAFKIILKDPAVKAILINIFGGIVRCDRVAQGVIDAYQNMGNIEVPIIVRLQGTNADIAKELIDNSGLAVLSATEFQEAADKVQEVLA; from the coding sequence ATGAATCTACACGAATATCAAGGTAAAGAAATATTAAGCAGTTTTGGAGTACGCATACAACGTGGTATTGTTGCCCAAAATGCTCAGGAAGCTGTAGCAGCTGCGAAGCAATTAACAAGCGAAACCGGAACGAGTTGGCATGTCATCAAAGCACAAGTTCATGCTGGAGGACGAGGAAAAGGTGGCGGTGTTAAGCTTGCTAAGAATTTACAAGAAGTTGAAGAGTTAGCTGGACAGATTATTGGGATGGATTTGGTAACACCTCAAACTTCCGCAGAAGGAAAAAGAGTGCACCAAGTTTTGGTGGCAGAAGATGTTTATTACCCAGGGGATAGTGAAACAGAGGAGTATTACATGTCCGTGCTTTTAAACAGAGGTACTGGTCGTAATATGATTATGTATTCTACAGAAGGTGGTATGGATATTGAAACAGTGGCAGAAGAAACCCCACATTTAATATTTACCGAAGAAATTGACCCTGCTGTTGGATTATTACCATTCCAAGCTAGAAAAATTGCCTTTAATCTAGGTTTATCCGGTACAGCTTTTAAAGAAATGACCAAATTCGTTATGGCGCTTTATACGGCTTATGTAAAATCAGATTCATCTTTATTTGAAATCAATCCGGTTTTAAAAACAAGTGATGATAAGATTTTAGCTGTTGATGCTAAAGTGACGATAGATGATAATGCGTTATACAGACATAAGGATTATGTAGACTTAAGAGATATTAGAGAGGAGAATCCAATCGAAGTTGAAGCAAAAGAAGTTGGTCTAAATTATGTAGATTTAGATGGTAATGTGGGTTGTATGGTAAATGGAGCTGGTTTAGCCATGGCTACAATGGATTTAATTAAACAAGCTGGTGGTGAGCCTGCTAACTTCCTTGATGTTGGAGGTACAGCAGATGCTGCTCGTGTTGAACAAGCTTTTAAAATTATTTTAAAAGATCCAGCGGTTAAAGCTATTTTGATAAACATATTTGGAGGTATTGTACGTTGTGATCGTGTGGCACAAGGTGTTATCGATGCTTATCAAAATATGGGTAATATTGAAGTACCAATCATCGTACGTTTACAAGGTACTAACGCTGATATAGCAAAAGAGTTAATTGATAATTCTGGTCTAGCTGTATTGAGTGCTACCGAGTTCCAAGAGGCTGCAGATAAAGTACAAGAAGTACTAGCTTAA
- the lysA gene encoding diaminopimelate decarboxylase, with translation MTDNQLLEVVQEFGSPVYVYDGEKIASQYKRLTNAFKSVKSLKINYAVKALSNISILKLLHSLGSGIDTVSIQEVQLGLAAGFKPEQIIFTPNGVSLDEIEAAAKLGVKINIDNLSILEQFGTKHPNIPVCIRINPHVMAGGNANISVGHIDSKFGISIHQIPHILRIVENTKMTINGIHMHTGSDILDVEVFLYASEILFETAKQFKNLEFIDFGSGFKVPYKSGDIETNIEELGKKLSARFNTFCKEYGKQLTLAFEPGKFLVSESGNFLVQVNAVKQTTSTVFAQIDSGFNHLIRPMFYGSHHDIVNISNPKGKERFYTVVGYICETDTFGSNRRIKEISEGDVLCFRNAGAYCFSMASNYNSRFRPAEVLWYNEKAHLIRKRETFEDITRNQIEVDFGVQKEKELVK, from the coding sequence ATGACGGACAATCAATTGCTCGAAGTAGTACAAGAGTTTGGAAGCCCAGTTTATGTTTATGATGGTGAAAAAATTGCCAGTCAGTATAAAAGGCTTACCAATGCATTTAAAAGCGTTAAAAGTTTAAAAATAAACTATGCCGTAAAAGCATTGTCCAATATTTCCATATTAAAGCTTTTACATTCCTTGGGCTCTGGAATAGATACAGTTTCTATTCAAGAGGTACAATTAGGTTTGGCTGCTGGATTTAAACCAGAACAAATAATTTTTACTCCTAATGGTGTTTCTTTAGATGAAATTGAAGCAGCAGCTAAATTAGGTGTTAAAATAAACATTGACAATCTGTCTATATTAGAACAGTTTGGAACCAAACATCCTAACATTCCGGTATGTATTAGAATTAACCCACATGTAATGGCCGGTGGTAATGCCAATATTTCTGTGGGGCATATCGATTCTAAATTCGGAATTTCCATTCACCAAATCCCGCACATACTTAGAATTGTTGAAAATACTAAAATGACAATCAACGGTATTCACATGCATACAGGAAGTGACATATTAGATGTTGAAGTTTTTCTATATGCAAGTGAAATATTATTCGAGACGGCTAAACAATTTAAAAACCTAGAGTTTATAGATTTTGGTTCTGGATTTAAAGTGCCTTACAAATCGGGCGATATAGAAACTAATATTGAAGAACTAGGGAAAAAATTATCTGCTCGTTTCAATACATTCTGTAAGGAATATGGCAAACAGTTAACATTAGCTTTCGAACCGGGTAAATTCTTGGTAAGCGAATCCGGTAATTTTTTGGTTCAAGTAAACGCCGTAAAACAAACAACATCGACTGTTTTTGCTCAAATAGACTCCGGTTTTAACCATTTAATAAGACCTATGTTTTATGGTTCACACCACGACATCGTCAATATTTCTAATCCAAAAGGCAAAGAACGCTTTTATACTGTAGTAGGCTATATATGTGAAACCGATACTTTTGGAAGCAACAGACGCATTAAAGAGATAAGCGAAGGAGATGTTTTATGTTTTAGAAATGCTGGTGCTTATTGTTTCTCTATGGCCAGTAATTACAATTCTAGGTTTAGACCTGCCGAAGTATTATGGTATAATGAGAAGGCCCACTTAATTAGAAAAAGAGAAACCTTTGAAGATATAACGAGAAATCAAATTGAAGTAGATTTTGGTGTTCAAAAAGAAAAAGAATTGGTTAAATAA
- a CDS encoding ester cyclase — MKSTLKLICLSLFLSTISCNDVKVEKNITMYSNVWDEIINKANLDAINDSNFDSNITLVSSPENVVGIEDFKAYYSNFTTGFSDVEFTIDNIFGQGDNLVKHWSYKGKHTGDFFGIPATGKTVDLTGVTLVKMKDGKIAQEQDFMDNLAFMSQLGIDPFLNPANASIIQELYSNFATGNIEAVGAAMDEKIIWNEAENFPLADGNPYVGFDAILQGVFARIVSDWEYWKLNDIKLHEMTNNQILATGRYEAKYKRNGALLDLQMAHLWTLKDGKIISFQQYADTKGIADVMSK, encoded by the coding sequence ATGAAATCCACATTAAAACTAATATGTCTTTCACTGTTTCTTTCTACCATTTCGTGTAACGATGTAAAAGTAGAGAAAAACATAACCATGTACTCCAACGTATGGGATGAAATTATTAATAAAGCAAACCTTGATGCTATTAATGATTCCAACTTTGACTCTAACATTACCCTTGTTTCAAGCCCAGAAAACGTTGTTGGCATTGAAGACTTCAAAGCTTATTATTCAAACTTTACTACCGGTTTCTCTGATGTTGAATTTACTATCGATAACATTTTTGGCCAAGGTGACAACTTAGTAAAACATTGGAGCTATAAAGGAAAACATACTGGTGACTTCTTCGGAATACCGGCCACAGGAAAAACAGTAGACTTAACGGGAGTGACTCTAGTTAAAATGAAAGACGGTAAAATTGCTCAAGAACAAGATTTTATGGACAACCTGGCTTTTATGAGTCAGCTTGGAATTGATCCTTTTTTAAATCCCGCTAATGCGTCAATTATTCAAGAGTTGTATAGCAATTTCGCTACAGGTAACATAGAAGCAGTTGGCGCAGCAATGGATGAAAAGATTATTTGGAATGAAGCTGAGAATTTCCCGCTTGCAGATGGCAATCCTTATGTTGGTTTTGATGCTATTTTACAAGGTGTATTTGCAAGAATTGTTAGTGATTGGGAATACTGGAAACTCAACGATATTAAGCTTCATGAAATGACTAACAACCAAATTTTAGCTACTGGCCGCTACGAAGCCAAATATAAAAGGAATGGGGCATTATTAGATTTGCAAATGGCACATTTATGGACACTTAAGGACGGTAAAATTATTTCCTTCCAGCAGTATGCAGACACTAAAGGGATTGCAGACGTAATGTCTAAATAA
- a CDS encoding MBOAT family protein, whose amino-acid sequence MLFNSLSFILFLIIVLALYYAKILNWTNKKRMLLLSSYVFYGMWNPPLVILLWISTVVDWSAGKRLAKEEDQKKRKMWLLLSMFVNLGFLGFFKYGDFLLENFVLLMNSMGVDFQAKPMDIILPMGISFYTFQTMSYTIDMYKRKTERARTFLDFALYVTFFPQLVAGPIVRAKDLITQFYEEKKATTNQFIWGLFLLTIGLFQKVVMADTLLAGTSDKVFGSSKLLHGVDAWVGTIAFSGQIFFDFAGYSTCAIGIALMLGIVLPDNFRYPYASLGFSDLWKRWHISLSSWLRDYLYIPLGGNRHGITRMYAALMITMLLGGLWHGAAWTFMVWGGLHGTYLILERLQRRYFPFEITKWNGMFLAFITFSCVNITWVFFRARTFEKAWNMVKSMFYMQTGGEKILDTFTIVKICTVIGIMFLCHWYMKNTSMKEVSLKTSPYVLGIVWAIMTFLLIIAQGSGEQFIYFQF is encoded by the coding sequence ATGCTATTTAATTCACTAAGTTTTATACTGTTTTTAATCATCGTTCTTGCCCTATACTACGCTAAAATCCTGAACTGGACCAATAAAAAGCGTATGCTTTTACTTTCCAGTTATGTATTCTACGGTATGTGGAATCCACCATTAGTAATTTTACTTTGGATATCTACGGTTGTTGATTGGAGCGCAGGAAAAAGGCTGGCCAAAGAGGAAGACCAGAAAAAACGTAAAATGTGGTTGCTGTTAAGCATGTTTGTTAATCTTGGCTTCTTGGGTTTCTTTAAATATGGTGATTTCCTTTTAGAGAATTTTGTTCTTTTAATGAACAGTATGGGTGTTGATTTTCAGGCAAAACCTATGGATATTATTTTGCCAATGGGGATTTCGTTCTACACCTTCCAAACAATGTCATATACCATTGATATGTACAAGAGAAAAACGGAACGAGCTAGAACATTTCTAGACTTTGCTCTGTACGTTACGTTCTTCCCTCAATTAGTAGCAGGACCAATTGTTAGAGCAAAAGATTTAATCACTCAGTTTTATGAAGAAAAGAAAGCAACTACCAATCAATTTATTTGGGGATTGTTTTTACTGACTATCGGACTTTTCCAAAAAGTGGTCATGGCAGACACACTCTTGGCTGGAACTTCAGATAAGGTTTTTGGTTCGTCAAAACTACTCCATGGAGTTGATGCTTGGGTAGGAACTATTGCTTTCTCCGGACAGATATTTTTTGACTTTGCTGGTTATTCAACCTGTGCTATTGGTATCGCTCTAATGCTTGGTATTGTTTTACCAGACAACTTTAGGTATCCTTATGCATCACTAGGTTTTTCAGATTTGTGGAAACGTTGGCACATATCACTATCAAGTTGGTTAAGAGACTATTTATACATTCCATTAGGTGGAAATCGTCATGGTATTACAAGAATGTATGCGGCCTTAATGATAACCATGTTACTTGGTGGCCTTTGGCACGGCGCCGCTTGGACTTTTATGGTTTGGGGAGGCTTGCACGGAACTTATTTAATATTAGAACGCCTACAGAGACGCTATTTTCCCTTTGAAATCACTAAATGGAATGGCATGTTTTTAGCTTTTATTACGTTTAGTTGTGTGAATATAACTTGGGTGTTTTTTAGAGCTAGAACCTTTGAAAAAGCTTGGAATATGGTAAAATCGATGTTCTACATGCAAACTGGAGGTGAAAAGATATTGGATACCTTTACAATTGTAAAAATATGTACGGTAATTGGAATAATGTTTTTGTGCCATTGGTATATGAAGAATACTTCAATGAAAGAGGTATCGCTTAAAACATCACCTTATGTTTTGGGTATAGTCTGGGCTATTATGACATTTTTATTAATCATAGCTCAAGGTAGTGGTGAACAGTTCATTTATTTTCAGTTTTAA
- a CDS encoding DUF1624 domain-containing protein has protein sequence MTNIKSTRIQSIDILRGLVMVLMALDHTRDYFHLGASTGSPTNLETTTPILFFTRFITHYCAPVFVFLAGSSAFLYGSNKSKLQLFKFLFTRGIWLILLEIFINSLNWTFDYTYSFVVLQVIWAIGISMLILSFLIWLPKQVILIIGIVLIAGHNLLDTIVMEGSSIKATFWYILHQPNMVPLGENRLVYFAYPIIPWVGLIALGYCMGTLYSKHFNFEKRKMWLLGLGTASIFLFIVLRTWNIYGDLTPWSIQDTTPKTILSYFNVTKYPPSLAYLLITIGPSLLFLCAIEKIKNKTTDFLLVFGRVPLFYYFLHIFIIHIFAILGVVIFNENWQEILANMSSRPIMGLAKHGYSLFVVYIIWIGIITLLYFPCKKYMTYKAGNKEKWWLSYL, from the coding sequence ATGACCAATATCAAATCTACCAGAATACAATCAATAGATATATTAAGAGGTTTGGTAATGGTTTTAATGGCCCTGGACCACACAAGAGATTATTTCCATTTAGGAGCATCAACAGGTTCTCCCACTAATTTAGAGACCACAACACCAATTTTGTTTTTCACGAGGTTTATAACGCACTATTGTGCTCCTGTATTTGTGTTTTTAGCTGGCTCCTCTGCTTTTCTTTATGGCAGCAATAAAAGTAAGCTACAGCTTTTTAAGTTCTTGTTTACTAGAGGTATTTGGTTGATACTCCTGGAAATATTCATCAATAGTTTAAATTGGACATTTGATTACACCTATAGCTTTGTGGTATTACAGGTTATTTGGGCTATAGGCATAAGCATGCTTATACTGTCTTTCTTGATATGGTTACCTAAACAGGTTATTTTAATAATTGGGATAGTTCTAATTGCTGGACATAACCTATTAGACACTATAGTCATGGAGGGTAGCAGTATAAAAGCAACGTTTTGGTATATTCTCCATCAACCCAATATGGTTCCTTTAGGTGAGAATAGACTGGTTTATTTCGCTTACCCCATTATACCTTGGGTTGGATTAATTGCTTTGGGGTATTGTATGGGTACATTGTATTCAAAACATTTTAATTTTGAAAAACGTAAAATGTGGCTTCTTGGCTTAGGAACAGCTTCAATATTTTTATTTATTGTTTTAAGAACTTGGAATATCTATGGCGATTTAACCCCATGGAGCATACAGGATACAACCCCTAAAACTATACTATCCTATTTTAATGTTACCAAATACCCACCCTCATTGGCTTACTTATTGATTACAATAGGGCCTTCACTACTATTTTTATGTGCTATTGAAAAAATTAAGAATAAAACTACCGATTTCCTTCTGGTCTTTGGGCGTGTTCCGCTTTTCTATTATTTCCTACATATTTTTATTATCCACATTTTTGCCATTTTAGGTGTTGTTATATTTAATGAAAACTGGCAAGAAATATTAGCAAATATGTCTAGTAGACCTATAATGGGACTCGCTAAACATGGTTATTCGCTGTTTGTTGTTTACATAATCTGGATAGGTATAATTACACTACTTTATTTTCCTTGTAAAAAGTATATGACTTACAAAGCAGGGAATAAAGAAAAATGGTGGTTAAGCTATTTATAG
- a CDS encoding PPK2 family polyphosphate kinase: protein MNEYKVVSNISLKDCPSKVIIDNAEKELKKLRKKLGKLQDTMYAHGKYGVLVCLQGMDTAGKDSLIREVFKDFNVRGVEVHSFKVPTDLERKHDYLWRHYLVLPERGKFGVFNRTHYENVLVTRVHPEYILGENIPTINSVEDIDDTFWSDRFEQINAFEKHVAQNGTIILKFFLNLSKEEQKFRLLRRLNKQEKNWKFSPGDLKERKLWGKYQECYEDAINRTSKVHAPWYTIPADDKPSARYIVAKTIYDTLKTYTDIQAPELEEEVKANIELYKQQLNNE from the coding sequence ATGAATGAATACAAAGTTGTTTCGAATATATCGTTAAAAGACTGCCCAAGTAAGGTAATAATAGATAACGCTGAAAAAGAATTAAAGAAGTTAAGAAAGAAACTCGGCAAACTTCAAGATACCATGTATGCCCATGGAAAATATGGTGTTTTGGTGTGTTTACAGGGTATGGATACTGCAGGAAAAGATAGCTTGATTAGAGAGGTTTTTAAAGATTTTAATGTAAGAGGCGTTGAGGTACATAGTTTTAAAGTTCCAACAGATTTAGAACGAAAACATGATTATTTATGGCGTCATTACTTGGTATTGCCCGAACGCGGTAAGTTTGGGGTGTTTAATAGAACACACTATGAAAATGTACTGGTTACGCGCGTGCATCCAGAGTATATTCTTGGTGAAAACATTCCAACAATTAATTCGGTTGAAGACATAGATGACACGTTTTGGAGCGACCGATTTGAGCAGATTAATGCTTTTGAAAAGCATGTAGCTCAAAATGGTACAATTATTCTGAAATTCTTTTTAAACCTATCTAAAGAGGAGCAAAAATTTCGTTTGCTAAGACGGTTAAATAAGCAAGAAAAGAACTGGAAATTTTCTCCCGGAGACTTAAAAGAGCGTAAGTTATGGGGTAAATACCAAGAGTGCTACGAAGATGCCATTAACAGAACCTCGAAAGTACATGCACCATGGTATACTATTCCGGCCGATGATAAGCCCTCAGCACGATATATTGTTGCTAAAACAATTTACGATACATTAAAAACTTATACAGATATACAGGCTCCAGAGCTAGAAGAAGAAGTAAAGGCCAATATTGAATTATATAAACAACAATTGAATAATGAGTAG
- a CDS encoding sigma-54 dependent transcriptional regulator, with protein sequence MSKKILVIEDEAAIRRVLVKILSEESEDYQVDESEDGLAGTEKIKKEDFDLVLCDIKMPKMDGVEVLEAIKKIKPEIPVVMISGHGDLDTAVNTMRLGAFDYISKPPDLNRLLNTVRNALDRKELVVENKILKKKVSKKYEMVGESEGISQIKDIIEKVAPTDARVLITGPNGTGKEIVAHWLHEKSERSKGNMIEVNCAAIPSELIESELFGHVKGAFTSANKDRAGKFEAANGGTIFLDEIGDMSLSAQAKVLRALQENKIQRVGSDKDIKVNVRVIAATNKDLKKEIADGKFREDLYHRLAVILIKVPALNDRRDDIPMLVNHFAAKIAGEQGTVAKSFSDKAIKLLQDYDWTGNIRELRNVVERLIILGGNEVSEQDVNLFAAK encoded by the coding sequence ATGTCTAAAAAAATACTTGTAATAGAAGACGAAGCTGCCATTAGAAGGGTACTTGTTAAGATTCTTTCAGAAGAAAGTGAAGATTATCAAGTTGATGAATCTGAAGATGGTTTGGCCGGTACAGAAAAAATAAAAAAAGAAGATTTTGACTTGGTGCTCTGTGATATAAAAATGCCAAAAATGGATGGTGTTGAAGTATTGGAAGCCATAAAAAAGATAAAACCTGAGATACCTGTAGTTATGATTTCCGGGCATGGCGATTTAGATACAGCTGTGAATACGATGCGTTTAGGTGCCTTTGATTATATTTCTAAACCACCAGACTTAAATCGTTTGTTAAACACGGTTAGAAATGCTTTGGATCGTAAGGAGCTTGTTGTTGAAAATAAGATTCTAAAGAAAAAGGTTAGTAAGAAGTATGAAATGGTTGGAGAGAGCGAAGGCATTTCACAAATTAAAGATATTATTGAAAAAGTAGCGCCTACTGATGCTAGGGTGTTAATTACCGGTCCAAATGGAACCGGTAAAGAAATAGTTGCTCATTGGTTACACGAAAAAAGTGAACGCTCAAAAGGAAATATGATTGAGGTGAACTGTGCTGCGATACCAAGTGAATTGATAGAAAGTGAATTGTTCGGGCATGTTAAAGGTGCTTTTACCAGTGCTAATAAAGATAGAGCAGGAAAATTTGAAGCTGCCAATGGTGGTACGATTTTCTTAGATGAAATTGGCGATATGAGCCTGTCCGCCCAAGCTAAGGTTCTCAGGGCCTTGCAGGAAAATAAGATTCAGCGCGTAGGTAGTGATAAAGACATTAAGGTGAATGTTCGCGTAATTGCAGCAACCAATAAAGACTTAAAAAAGGAAATAGCCGATGGCAAGTTCCGCGAGGATTTGTATCACAGATTAGCAGTTATCTTGATTAAAGTACCGGCATTAAATGATAGACGTGATGATATTCCAATGTTGGTCAATCATTTTGCTGCTAAAATTGCTGGAGAGCAGGGCACGGTAGCTAAATCGTTTTCAGATAAGGCTATTAAATTACTTCAAGACTACGACTGGACAGGTAATATTAGAGAACTAAGAAACGTAGTAGAAAGGTTGATAATCCTTGGTGGAAACGAAGTAAGTGAACAAGATGTAAATCTCTTTGCGGCAAAATAA